The Cryptosporangium aurantiacum DNA segment CGTCGCGGACGCGACCGGCACCGAGCAGGCCGCACCCGACGGGTGCACGATCAACGGCGTGAGCTGCACCGAGAGCACCGGCGAGCCGATCACCGCCGGGCCGTCCGACGCCCCGTCCGCACCGGCGGCTCCGAAACCGACCGCTCCGAACCCGGCCGCGACCTCGACGGCACCGGCGACCTCCGCCGCGCCGGTGGCGCCGGGCCCGCCGGTGATTCCGGGCTCGCCGGTGATGATTCCGGGCACCCCGGCGCCCACCGGCACGGAGTTCGCGCCCTACGTCGACGTGCTGCTCCATCCGCCCTACGACCTCGCGGCAGCCGCCGCGTCGACCGGCGTCCGGCAGTACACGCTCGGGTTCCTCGTCGCGAACGGCGGCTGCACGCCGAGTTGGGGCGGTGTCCTGCCGGTCGGCGACGCCGGGATCGCCCGCCGCGTCAGCGCGCTCCGCGAGGCCGGGGGCGACGTCCGGCTCTCGTTCGGCGGCGCGACCGGCACCGAGCTCGCGACGGTCTGCAGCACGCCCGAGCAGCTCGCCGCCGCCTACCAGAGCGCGATCGACGCCTACGCCGCGACGCGGATCGACTTCGACGTCGAGGGAGCGGCGCTCGCGGACACCGCGGCGAACCGCCGCCGCGCGGAGGCGATCACGATCCTGCGGCAGACCGCGGCCGCGGCCGGGCGACCGCTGGACGTGTCGGTGACGCTGCCGGTGCTCCCGCAGGGCCTCACCCAGGGCGGCGTCGATCTGCTGACCGACGCCCGGGCCGCGGACGTGGTGTTCGACGCGGTCAACGTCATGGCGATGGACTACGGCGACGCCGCCGCGCCGGACCCGGCCGGGCGGATGGGACGGTTCGCGATCGACGCGGTCACCGCGGTGCAGGCCCAGGTGAGGGGCGTCTTCGGGCTGTCGGACGACGCCGCGTGGCGGTCGCTCGCGGTGACGCCGATGATCGGCGTCAACGACGTCGCCACCGAGGTCTTCACGCCTGCCGACGCCCGGATCGTCGCGGAGTTCGCGCGCTCGAAGGAGCTGGCCTGGTACTCGATGTGGTCGGCCGCCCGGGACACGCCCTGCGTCGGCGGCCCGAAGCCGGTCGCGGATCCGACCTGCTCGGGCCTCGCCGAGGAGCCGCTGGCGTTCACCCGCGCGTTCGTCGAGTGAGGACGTGACGTCCTCACTCGAACGTCCGCGTGGTTCAGGTTCAGTCGGTCACGGGGTTCAGTCGGTCAGGGGGTTCAGTCGGTCAGGGCCTTCGCGAGGTCGTCGCGGAACGCGCGCTCGGTCTCGGTGACGGTCTCGCCGCCGAGCCCGAGCACCCCGCCGGACGACGCCGCACCGACGACGCTCTCCGCGACCTCGACCAGCCAGTGCCGGTACGTCTCCGCGTCCGCCTTCTCGGCCTTGGCCCTGAGCAGCGCGTTCGCCTCGGCGGCGCGGCCCAGTACGTCCTGGGCGTACGCGGCGGGGTCGGGGGGTTCGATCACCGGGGCCTCCTCCCCGAGGGTCGGGTCGGCCACTTCGGTGACGATCGAGCCCGCGATCGCGGCCACCAGCGGACTCGCCGAGGCCCGCGCGTCCGCGATGACGTCCAGACCGGCAGCGGTCTCCGCGCGGGTCTTCCGGGTGCTGTCCGGCGTGGCGGCGCTCGCCGCGACGAGTACCGACTGCGGCAGGCCGACGAGCAGCCCCCACTCCGCGTCGGTGAAGCCCAGCGTCGCGTACAGCGGCAATTCGGTCACAGGTGCGTCCTTCTCCCTCGGATCCATGTGCTCCCGCCTATACCCGTACCCCAGCGGGGGTACGCCGAGTGTCCTCGTCAGGGGGACGGTTCGGCGCCGGGGCCGTCCTACCGTCCCGACATGCGAACGACGAGGCAGTTGTGGGACGCGATCCGGCCGCTCACCGGGCAGCAGCGGTTCCTCTGGTGGGCGGGCACCGCGCTGATG contains these protein-coding regions:
- a CDS encoding glycoside hydrolase family 18 protein gives rise to the protein MPPVPVREQPPDGFRGGHRRRRSRKPIRRLGVAGLLATVVAVTVATFTAGQAQAAGFSVSYVQSARWDSGYTGAYTVTNTGADAVESWSLAFTLPDGARITSLWNGRMSVSGRDVTVRNETWNGRLAPDASVVVGFVADATGTEQAAPDGCTINGVSCTESTGEPITAGPSDAPSAPAAPKPTAPNPAATSTAPATSAAPVAPGPPVIPGSPVMIPGTPAPTGTEFAPYVDVLLHPPYDLAAAAASTGVRQYTLGFLVANGGCTPSWGGVLPVGDAGIARRVSALREAGGDVRLSFGGATGTELATVCSTPEQLAAAYQSAIDAYAATRIDFDVEGAALADTAANRRRAEAITILRQTAAAAGRPLDVSVTLPVLPQGLTQGGVDLLTDARAADVVFDAVNVMAMDYGDAAAPDPAGRMGRFAIDAVTAVQAQVRGVFGLSDDAAWRSLAVTPMIGVNDVATEVFTPADARIVAEFARSKELAWYSMWSAARDTPCVGGPKPVADPTCSGLAEEPLAFTRAFVE